One Apostichopus japonicus isolate 1M-3 chromosome 7, ASM3797524v1, whole genome shotgun sequence genomic region harbors:
- the LOC139969587 gene encoding transmembrane 7 superfamily member 3-like, protein MKFSNIFLMLCNVYLMNEGMAASPNLCNSSAPFRFTVPSNQLFNCFIEDSTIYTLEVELENAVAVMTQFHSLQDEVGLNDSWSRESITGRHEGLLRYTGESESVASWTVQSYVNHTVHTVMMITLFQANDPIPGACNQVFVPENEPNLHLTEAPDLALIKFAAANVGSPKGSPCYAGSKSPAMALLYDLYIYYMPTKSYSETVMFGAVEKMSTPTNIMKHGQKVSSFTALQKKEVFLALFKNRGIVHNVLVFDPAKNMTTAAYVPLIDYACDEKSQGSVVCTYTDMGPTLVYTFCGLLGVILCFLGHWTFLYEVYMFGFLPSVLASFVIFTAHTDLYPYGVYTVSVTLGTLGGATLTGLWWRFGRVLPTVLWISLVLGFQLSSVLFFTPFGYMSIWQNNAAFGLAFASSILVVPIFGLIFQLWVSYLACAVIGSYMMIATLSFFFGGILHYIVQNIVHRASTENFGQAVFILPKSPVDYTLITLWFFLVVGGVATQKYLNRRESDFPTCPYRSFKERRRLLRMRSREETVLTSGTVNSSDNERTPLVGDL, encoded by the exons ATGAAATTTTCTAACATCTTTCTTATGTTATGCAACGTTTACTTGATGAATGAGGGGATGGCCGCATCGCCAAACTTGTGCAACTCGTCTG CTCCCTTCAGGTTTACGGTTCCTTCAAATCAATTGTTCAACTGTTTCATAGAAGACAGCACTATATATACCTTAGAGGTTGAGCTTGAAAATGCTGTGGCTGTGATGACCCAGTTCCACAGTTTACAGGATGAAGTAGGGTTGAACGACTCATGGTCGAGAGAAAGCATCACGGGCCGCCACGAAGGCTTATTGCGTTACACAGGGGAGAGTGAGTCTGTTGCGAGTTGGACTGTCCAGTCGTACGTCAACCATACAGTCCACACTGTGATGATGATCACACTGTTTCAAGCAAATG ATCCAATTCCTGGTGCCTGCAATCAGGTCTTCGTACCCGAAAACGAACCCAATTTACATTTGACTGAGGCGCCCGATCTTGCCTTGATAAAATTTGCTGCGGCTAATGTCGGATCTCCGAAAGGCTCGCCGTGCTATGCAGGATCCAAGTCTCCGGCAATGGCACTCTTGTACGATCTCTACATTTATTACATGCCGACCAAAAGCTACTCGGAGACGGTCATGTTTGGCGCCGTCGAGAAAATGTCCACGCCTACGAATATCATGAAGCATGGACAGAAG GTCTCATCATTCACAGCGTTACAAAAGAAGGAAGTTTTCCTGGCCTTATTTAAGAACCGGGGCATCGTTCACAATGTGTTGGTATTCGATCCAGCCAAGAACATGACAACCGCTGCTTACGTGCCTCTCATCGACTATGCCTGCGATGAGAAGTCGCAAGGCAGTGTGGTGTGTACTTACACAG ATATGGGTCCTACTTTAGTGTACACTTTTTGTGGTTTGCTGGGTGTGATTCTATGCTTCTTAGGCCATTGGACCTTTTTATACG AGGTTTACATGTTTGGGTTCTTGCCAAGCGTTCTTGCCTCTTTTGTGATTTTTACCGCACACACGGACTTGTACCCATACG GCGTCTATACGGTATCTGTGACACTCGGTACTCTGGGTGGTGCAACTCTCACGGGCCTCTGGTGGCGCTTTGGAAGGGTATTGCCGACAGTTTTGTGGATAAGCCTTGTTCTCGGATTCCAGCTTTCATCGGTGCTGTTTTTCACTCCATTTG GTTATATGAGTATATGGCAGAACAATGCAGCCTTCGGACTTGCCTTTGCGAGTAGTATCTTAGTGGTGCCTATATTTGGACTAATCTTTCAATTGTGG GTGAGCTATTTAGCTTGTGCTGTGATTGGCTCTTACATGATGATAGCCACTCTGAGTTTCTTCTTTGGAGGAATTTTGCATTACATCGTTCAGAATATTGTCCATCGAGCTTCAACTGAAAACTTTGGTCAAGCGGTCTTCATTCTACCCAAAAGTCCAGTTG ACTACACTCTGATAACGCTGTGGTTCTTTCTCGTCGTCGGTGGCGTGGCGACTCAGAAATATCTCAACAGACGGGAGAGCGACTTTCCGACGTGTCCCTACAGATCTTTCAAAGAGAGGAGGAGGCTACTTCGAATGAGGAGCAGGGAGGAAACGGTACTCACCAGCGGCACAGTCAACTCATCGGACAACGAGCGTACTCCGTTAGTCGGAGACTTGTGA
- the LOC139970159 gene encoding uncharacterized protein translates to MPPIELECIVKFGGSSITKKDEFETINADAWSFAIEIIRKVEGKCIIVHGAGSFGHFQAKEFRVSDGFDTESSCEDKAYVRKGFAVTKLSVTKLNHRLVSAFVEAGISAVSVSPCSGWRTEDKSKVTSSDLETITGLLENGFLPVLHGDCVLDQTRGCTILSGDTVIEVLASHFKPKRVVFLTDVDGVYTLPPSHKDATLIPEIHFSEDGEIMTAVTMDTKSHDVTGGLKIKLQTAWNILNESKGTIPVFVCNICSKAAEYSCCHGYLYEEIGTAILLCRNQDHT, encoded by the exons ATGCCTCCAATTGAATTAGAATGTATTGTGAAATTTGGTGGCAGTTCCATTACCAAGAAGGATGAATTTGAAACCATCAATGCAGATGCATGGTCTTTTGCAATTGAAATCATCAGAAAGGTCGAGGGAAAATGCATCATTGTTCACGGAGCTGG gtcatttggtcatttccAGGCAAAGGAATTTAGAGTTAGTGATGGGTTTGATACAGAAAGCTCATGTGAAGACAAGGCTTATGTTAGAAAAGGGTTTGCTGTCACAAAACTCTCAGTTACAAAG cTGAATCACAGACTTGTCTCTGCATTTGTCGAAGCTGGTATTTCTGCTGTGTCCGTTTCT CCATGCAGTGGATGGCGGACTGaagataaatcaaaagtgacaTCTTCGGACTTGGAAACAATAACAGGATTATTAGAAAATGGTTTTCTTCCTGTTTTACATGGAGACTGTGTGCTTGACCAGACAAGAGGTTGCACCATACTAAGTGGTGATACTGTAATAGAG GTCCTTGCATCTCATTTTAAACCCAAACGAGTGGTCTTTCTGACCGACGTAGACGGAGTCTACACACTTCCTCCGAGCCACAAAGATGCAACCCTCATTCCAGAAATTCATTTCAGTGAAGACGGTGAAATAATGACAGCTGTAACCATGGATACTAAATCACATGATGTAACAGGTGGTTTGAAGATAAAGCTCCAAACGGCCTGGAACATTTTAAATGAAAGCAAGGGAACGATACCAGTATTCGTCTGCAATATTTGCTCGAAAGCTGCAGAATATTCATGTTGCCATGGATATCTCTATGAGGAGATTGGAACAGCTATACTCTTATGTAGGAATCAAGACCATACATAA
- the LOC139970217 gene encoding sorting and assembly machinery component 50 homolog A-like codes for MAYYIISYIRRQRFNLAERPRQNFCLVSTYLGGQFCTKYLSVLCFSSPGVGKDGLDVIFKVKEGRRYSASAHTAIGNNEGSLVLGGKVGNVFGRAERLSLEYSRGSRQSTGYNLTFSKPIFNELSKRLTVQGFKSSGEYLLSSFREIGRGAYVDYTFPGPLGLQSLRWEGVWRELSCLTRASSFPVREQCGHSLKSSLKHIFARDTRDEPVCPSRGYLVKLSQEFAGYTGGDVKFVKGEGELQLNQYLFWDIVFSCSLQGGLMKAMDGNQARMNDRFFLGGPTDVRGFNFRGIGPQDSGNFLGAESYWAAGVHLYSPLPFNPGKGRWGDLFRMHAFANAGNLCNVNLDNPNFPDQLRKLQENVRWSYGAGMLLRIGRVARFELNYCIPKAAQPTDSIVSGVQFGVGVSFL; via the exons ATGG CGTACTATATCATCTCATACATCAGAAGACAGAGATTCAATTTAGCAGAGAGGCCCAGACAGAATTTTTGTCTCGTATCAACATATCTTGGAGGGCAGTTTTGCACAAAATATCTGTCGGTTTTGTGTTTTAGCA GTCCTGGGGTTGGCAAAGATGGTCTGGACGTCATCTTTAAGGTGAAGGAAGGAAGGCGTTACTCGGCCAGTGCTCACACCGCCATCGGCAATAATGAAGGAAGCTTG GTGCTTGGAGGAAAAGTAGGCAATGTTTTTGGCAGGGCTGAAAGGCTGTCACTTGAGTACTCTAGGGGTTCAAGACAAAGCACAGGGTACAATCTTACTTTCTCCAAACCGATATTCAACGAACTATCCAAAAG ATTAACAGTACAAGGTTTCAAATCGTCCGGCGAGTACCTCCTCAGCTCCTTCCGTGAAATCGGACGCGGTGCTTACGTGGACTACACT TTTCCCGGTCCTCTCGGACTGCAATCCCTGAGATGGGAAGGAGTCTGGAGGGAGTTATCCTGTTTGACCAGGGCATCATCGTTTCCCGTGAGAGAGCAGTGCGGACATTCGCTGAAGTCGTCGCTAAAG CATATCTTCGCTCGGGATACAAGAGACGAGCCTGTTTGCCCATCGAGGGGTTACCTAGTCAAGCTCAGCCAAGAGTTTGCAGGTTACACCGGCGGGGACGTCAAATTCGTGAAAGGAGAAGGAGAGTTGCAGCTTAATCAGTATCTATTCTGGGACATA GTGTTTTCATGTTCTCTGCAAGGGGGTCTGATGAAGGCTATGGACGGCAACCAGGCCAGAATGAACGACAGGTTCTTCTTGGGCGGACCCACAGATGTGAGAGGTTTCAACTTCAGAGGCATTGGACCACAGGACAGTG GTAATTTTCTAGGTGCTGAATCCTACTGGGCTGCTGGTGTTCATTTGTATTCACCTTTGCCCTTTAACCCCGGGAAAGGTCGATGGGGTGACCTCTTCAGAATGCACGCCTTTGCCAATGCTGGAAATCTATGCAATGTTAACTTAG ataATCCCAATTTTCCGGATCAGCTGAGAAAACTCCAAGAAAACGTTAGATGGAGTTACGGTGCCGGTATGTTACTGAGGATAGGAAGAGTGGCGAGGTTTGAATTGAATTACTGCATACCGAAGGCAGCACAACCTACAGACAG CATTGTCTCGGGTGTACAGTTTGGAGTCGGAGTTAGTTTCTTATAA